In one window of Lates calcarifer isolate ASB-BC8 unplaced genomic scaffold, TLL_Latcal_v3 _unitig_1173_quiver_1850, whole genome shotgun sequence DNA:
- the LOC108887000 gene encoding LOW QUALITY PROTEIN: collagen alpha-1(V) chain-like (The sequence of the model RefSeq protein was modified relative to this genomic sequence to represent the inferred CDS: inserted 1 base in 1 codon; deleted 2 bases in 2 codons; substituted 1 base at 1 genomic stop codon), translating into SPRRARTSRSTGNPRNSGNAGPQGPVGPPGEKGPTGKPGLPGMPGADGPPGHPGKEGPSGTKGNQGPNGPQGAIGYPGPRGIKGAQGIRGLKGHKGEKGEDGFPGIKGXFGAKGERGELGVPGPRGEDGPEGPKGRVGPPGEIGPIGLVGEKGKLGVPGLPGYPGRQGPKGSLGFPGFPGSNGEKGTRGLSGKPGPRGQRGPTGPRGQRGPRGATGKPGAKGTSGSDGPPGPPGERGLPGPQGANGFPGPKGPPVRKCFGTTGKDGLPGHPGREEKLXVGFQGKMGPPGPPGVVGPQGPSGETGPMGERGHPGPPGPPGRAGTSWSLRKRRAPKGDPGPPGGPGKDGPSGLRGFPGERGLPGTPGGGGLKGSEGPAGPPGPAGLPGERGPAGTAGPVGPPGRPGPQGPPGPAGEKGVPGEKGPIGPAGRDGVQGPVGLPGPAGPPGVPGEDGDKGEVGEPGQKGAKGAKGEHGPPGPPGPMGPVGQPGPAGADGELGPRGQQGPFGAKGDEGSRGFPGAPGPIGLQGLPGPPGEKGETGDVGPLGPPGPPGPRGPAGPSGADGPQGPPGGLGNPGPLGEKGEPGEAGPPGIVGEPGKKGPRGERGEKGEAGQPGTAGPAGGRGRPGDDGPKGNPGPVGFPGDPGPPGEVGPRGQDGAKGERGEDGEPGESGSPGPPGENGPPGPPGKRGPAGTRGPEGRQGEKGTKGDPGAVGPPGKTGPVGPQGPPGKPGTEGLRGLPGSVGEQGSPGPAGQKGPPGPLGPPGLPGLRGDPGAKGEKGHPGLIGLIGPPGEQGEKGDRGLAGPQGSSGPKGEPGMPGGTGPIGPAGPPGLPGPQGIKGAKGATGGAGPKGEKGVQGSPGPPGPPGEVIQPLPIQRSPKSKRSIDASQLLPESDPDMPASDAAGTEFLMGSEGMEEIFGSLNSLRQEIETMRFPLGTQDSPARTCQDLHLSQPDLKDGEYWIDPNQGCSRDSFKVFCNFTNGAETCLYPSKSINTVKMSSWDKETPGSWYSQFTTGSKFSYVDSNGEPVGVVQLGFLRLLSVQARQNFTYNCHRSVAWSDRSAKNNYERALHLQGANEEELSYETNPYIKALVDGCSYRKGFDRTVLEINTPQVEHLPLLDIKVSDFGESNQQFGFEVGPVCFQG; encoded by the exons ggtCCCCAAGGAGAGCCAGGACCTCCAGGTCAACAGGGAACCCCAGGAACTCAG ggAATGCCGGACCTCAGGGACCTGTCGGACCCCCAGGAGAGAAA GGTCCCACAGGAAAACCAGGTCTGCCAGGAATGCctggtgctgatggccctcCT GGTCACCCAGGAAAGGAGGGGCCTTCTGGCACCAAAGGAAACCAG GGTCCCAACGGTCCCCAGGGAGCTATTGGCTATCCTGGTCCTCGTGGCATCAAG GGAGCTCAAGGAATCCGTGGTCTGAAGGGCCACAAGGGAGAGAAG GGAGAAGATGGTTTCCCTGGAATTAAAG GATTTGGTGCCAAGGGAGAGAGG GGTGAGCTTGGAGTACCAGggcccagaggagaggatggtcCAGAGGGGCCAAAGGGTCGCGTCGGACCCCCTGGTGAGATCGGACCAATTGGTCTGGTTGGAGAGAAG GGTAAACTTGGTGTACCTGGACTTCCTGGATATCCTGGAAGACAAGGACCCAAG GGATCTCTCGGATTCCCAGGATTCCCTGGTTCAAACGGCGAGAAGGGAACACGG ggTCTTTCTGGCAAACCAGGACCAAGAGGACAAAGAGGACCAACG GGCcccagagggcagagaggacCGAGGGGCGCAACCGGGAAACCAGGAGCAAAG GGAACTTCAGGAAGTGATGGCCCTCCTGGTCCTCCTGGAGAGAGG GGATTGCCTGGGCCTCAGGGAGCCAACGGTTTCCCCGGACCAAAGGGACCTCctgtaagaaaatgttttg GGACCACAGGAAAGGATGGACTGCCTGGACACCCgggcagagaggagaagttgtaagtt GGTTTCCAAGGTAAGATGGGTCCACCTGGGCCTCCTGGAGTTGTTGGACCTCAG GGTCCATCAGGAGAGACCGGCCCCATGGGC GAGCGTGGCCACCCCGGACCCCCAGGTCCACCTGGGAGAGCAGGGACTTCCTGGTCCCTCAGGAAAAGGAGGGCACCAAAGGGAGATCCTGGACCACCAGGAGGTCCTGGTAAAGATGGGCCCTCAGGACTGAGAGGCTTCCCCGGAGAGAGAGGACTGCCTGGAACCCCT GGAGGTGGAGGACTGAAGGGAAGTGAAGGACCTGCCGGACCTCCTGGACCTGCT GGTCTCCCTGGTGAGAGGGGACCAGCTGGTACTGCTGGACCTGTTGGACCTCCTGGCAGACCAGGCCCTCAGGGGCCTCCAGGACCTGCT GGAGAGAAGGGAGTTCCT GGCGAGAAAGGGCCAATTGGCCCAGCAGGTCGTGATGGAGTGCAGGGTCCCGTGGGTCTGCCTGGCCCTGCTGGACCacctggagtacctggagaggaCGGAGACAAG GGTGAGGTTGGAGAGCCTGGTCAGAAGGGCGCCAAGGGAGCGAAAGGAGAGCAT GGTCCTCCTGGTCCACCTGGGCCAATGGGTCCCGTCGGTCAGCCTGGTCCTGCT GGTGCTGATGGAGAGCTTGGACCAAGGGGCCAGCAGGGGCCTTTTGGAGCTAAAGGTGATGAAGGATCCAGAGGATTCCCAGGAGCCCCAGGACCAATCGGACTGCAG GGATTGCCAGGACCACCAGGTGAgaagggagagacaggagaTGTTGGACCTCTG GGTCCTCCAGGTCCTCCAGGACCCCGCGGCCCTGCTGGGCCCAGTGGTGCTGAT ggTCCTCAAGGTCCTCCCGGTGGTTTGGGTAATCCTGGACCTCTTGGAGAGAAG GGAGAGCCTGGTGAGGCTGGACCACCTGGAATTGTAGGAGAGCCTGGAAAGAAG GGTCCTCGTGGAGAGCgtggagagaagggagaggcCGGACAACCTGGAACTGCTGGACCTGCTGGAGGACGAGGACGACCTGGAGACGACGGGCCCAAAGGAAACCCT GGTCCTGTTGGCTTCCCTGGTGATCCTGGTCCCCCTGGTGAGGTTGGACCCAGA GGTCAAGATGGCGccaagggagaaagaggagaagacgGTGAACCTGGAGAATCT ggCTCCCCTGGACCTCCTGGTGAGAACGGACCTCCCGGGCCCCCAGGAAAGAGG gGTCCTGCTGGAACAAGAGGACCTGAGGGACGTCAGGGAGAGAAGGGAACCAAG GGAGACCCAGGTGCTGTTGGACCACCAGGTAAAACTGGCCCCGTCGGTCCCCAGGGCCCACCAGGAAAACCAGGAACAGAAGGTCTCAGAGGACTCCCAGGATCAGTG GGTGAGCAAGGATCCCCAGGACCTGCTGGACAGAAAGGACCACCTGGACCTCTT GGTCCACCCGGTTTGCCCGGTCTGCGTGGAGATCCTGGTGCCAAGGGAGAGAAGGGACACCCAGGTCTTATTGGTCTCATTGGACCCCcaggagagcagggagagaagggagacCGAGGTCTGGCTGGTCCTCAGGGATCCTCCGGCCCTAAAGGAGAGCCT GGAATGCCTGGAGGCACTGGACCCATCGGCCCTGCTGGTCCTCCTGGTCTGCCT GGTCCTCAAGGTATCAAAGGAGCTAAGGGTGCTACT GGAGGAGCTGGTCCAAAGGGAGAAAAGGGTGTACAGGGATCTCCTGGCCCTCCA GGCCCACCAGGTGAGGTCATTCAGCCCTTGCCCATCCAGAGGAGTCCCAAGTCCAAGCGCTCCATCGACGCCAGCCAGCTGCTCCCCGAGTCCGATCCTGACATGCCTGCATCTGATGCCGCTGGCACTGAGTTCCTGATGGGCAGTGAGGGCATGGAGGAAATCTTCGGCTCTCTCAACTCCCTTCGACAGGAGATCGAGACCATGCGTTTCCCTCTGGGCACCCAGGACAGCCCTGCCCGCACCTGTCAGGACCTGCACCTCAGCCAGCCAGACCTCAAAGACG GAGAGTACTGGATCGACCCCAACCAGGGCTGCTCCAGAGACTCCTTCAAGGTCTTCTGCAATTTCACCAATGGAGCAGAGACTTGCCTGTATCCCAGCAAGAGCATCAACACG GTGAAGATGAGCTCCTGGGACAAAGAGACTCCAGGATCCTGGTACAGTCAGTTCACCACTGGTAGTAAG tTCTCCTATGTGGACTCTAATGGCGAGCCTGTGGGTGTGGTCCAGTTGGGCTTCCTGCGTCTCTTGAGCGTCCAGGCCCGCCAGAACTTCACCTACAACTGCCACCGCTCAGTGGCCTGGTCCGACAGAAGCGCCAAGAACAACTACGAGAGGGCGCTTCACCTCCAGGGTGCAAACGAGGAGGAGCTGAGCTACGAGACCAACCCTTACATCAAAGCCTTGGTCGATGGCTGCTCT tatCGTAAGGGCTTTGACAGGACAGTCCTGGAGATCAACACACCACAGGTGGAGCATCTTCCTCTGCTGGATATCAAAGTGTCAGACTTTGGGGAGAGCAACCAGCAGTTTGGCTTTGAAGTGGGACCTGTCTGTTTCCAAggctaa